In Salisediminibacterium beveridgei, one DNA window encodes the following:
- a CDS encoding PadR family transcriptional regulator — MTRFQQGRHTSAFILLLLNDGPAYGGQLLSRLDDELPWNPIDSPSLYRTLKQLEEAGDVTSEWVQAGDDRPVKWYRLTETGRSTLQAFHEDIRLRAMNLRYFLDKYEQQKEDPE; from the coding sequence ATGACCCGATTTCAACAAGGCCGACACACATCAGCCTTCATCCTGCTTTTGTTAAACGACGGCCCCGCATACGGCGGCCAGCTCCTCAGCCGCCTGGACGACGAATTGCCCTGGAACCCCATCGACAGCCCGAGCTTATACCGGACCCTGAAGCAACTCGAGGAAGCCGGGGACGTCACGTCCGAATGGGTGCAGGCCGGGGATGACCGCCCTGTGAAATGGTACCGACTCACCGAAACCGGCCGCAGCACCCTGCAGGCTTTTCACGAGGATATCCGCCTTCGTGCGATGAACCTGCGCTACTTTTTGGACAAATACGAGCAACAAAAGGAGGACCCGGAATGA
- a CDS encoding sensor domain-containing diguanylate cyclase — MSKHYLRQELEEVVKRDASILDFIESGSLDGIWYWDLDQPDQEWISPQFWRTFGYDPAEKEHLVSEWQDMIFQEDLKKIEANLKTHFEDPAVPFNQTVRYRHQDGSTVWVKCRGMAIRDDEGKPVRMLGAHVDITDLVLAKESLEELSHEYEKVFNGTQDALFLIEVLGEGQFRFIRNNRSHQKLTGIALDQLAGFTPQEMLGEELGDEVSQNYQRAVEANEPITYEETLTLMGKTIIWETTLTPYLENHPPYIVGSAVDITERKKLELKLEQMANYDELTKLANRHRMMQELEKAVQYQKTKEEAETFALFFLDLDGFKQVNDRYGHEMGDRLLMEVADRLRRLIQEPNLVARIGGDEFTGILWNAAGPDELTDVIDRIYDAVKEPIEIEGRTLQIDASIGVVLYPEDADDPDTLLNQADKEMYRMKRNKQVQQ, encoded by the coding sequence GTGTCCAAGCATTATTTACGTCAGGAACTTGAAGAGGTTGTCAAACGGGATGCGTCGATTCTTGATTTCATTGAATCGGGGTCGCTTGACGGTATCTGGTACTGGGATTTGGATCAACCCGATCAGGAGTGGATCAGTCCGCAGTTCTGGCGTACGTTTGGCTATGATCCTGCGGAGAAAGAGCACCTGGTCAGCGAATGGCAGGATATGATTTTTCAGGAAGACCTGAAGAAAATCGAGGCGAATTTGAAGACGCATTTTGAAGATCCGGCTGTGCCGTTCAATCAAACGGTACGCTATCGTCATCAGGACGGTTCCACTGTGTGGGTGAAATGCCGGGGGATGGCGATCCGGGATGATGAAGGCAAGCCGGTCCGGATGCTCGGGGCCCATGTGGATATTACCGATCTGGTTCTTGCAAAGGAATCGCTTGAGGAGCTGTCGCACGAGTATGAAAAAGTGTTCAATGGCACCCAGGATGCCCTGTTTTTAATTGAGGTGCTTGGTGAAGGACAGTTTCGATTCATCCGAAACAACCGCTCGCATCAGAAACTGACGGGAATTGCGCTTGATCAGCTGGCTGGATTCACTCCGCAGGAGATGCTGGGTGAGGAACTGGGTGATGAAGTAAGCCAAAATTATCAACGGGCAGTTGAGGCGAACGAGCCGATTACGTATGAGGAAACACTGACGTTAATGGGGAAAACGATCATCTGGGAAACGACGCTCACCCCTTATCTGGAGAATCATCCGCCGTATATTGTCGGATCAGCGGTCGACATTACGGAGCGGAAAAAGCTTGAACTGAAGCTCGAGCAGATGGCGAATTACGACGAGCTGACAAAACTCGCCAACCGGCATCGGATGATGCAGGAGCTCGAGAAAGCAGTTCAATACCAGAAAACGAAAGAAGAAGCAGAAACGTTCGCCTTATTCTTTCTGGATCTGGATGGTTTCAAGCAGGTGAATGACAGGTATGGCCATGAAATGGGGGATCGGTTGCTGATGGAAGTGGCAGATCGCTTGCGCAGACTGATTCAGGAGCCGAACCTGGTGGCCCGCATCGGTGGCGATGAGTTTACCGGCATCTTGTGGAACGCCGCAGGTCCGGATGAATTGACGGACGTCATCGACCGGATTTACGATGCAGTCAAAGAACCGATCGAGATCGAGGGCAGGACCCTGCAAATTGATGCATCCATCGGTGTGGTCCTGTACCCGGAAGATGCCGACGATCCGGATACGTTGTTAAACCAGGCGGATAAGGAAATGTACCGGATGAAACGAAATAAACAAGTTCAACAGTAA
- a CDS encoding DUF6063 family protein, which produces MQVKQDAVEKAFRMYVTLARSGYSGKDDLNLYLANDEIRELVDDFAGQVECVTLVAGEQLYMIPRTKLSPFHVDNNHLKKTYLHSRATNDDLYLLYFATLVLIGEFYDGHQSREMTRDFVPKSEWVERINERIESLSGHGEEQLKSWEEDYRYHWRGIIEKWQGMDDVRETAKKQAGNTISRLSFLDTVRRFLLDQEIARDIGNGEITLTEKAKIIVQRFFMDADMNQELLEFIYSYEAGDEKNEEESRDAIDQ; this is translated from the coding sequence ATGCAGGTGAAGCAGGATGCGGTGGAAAAGGCGTTCAGAATGTATGTCACCCTCGCCCGCTCAGGGTATTCGGGGAAAGATGACTTGAACCTCTATTTGGCAAATGACGAGATCCGGGAGCTGGTGGACGATTTTGCCGGACAGGTGGAGTGCGTCACGCTCGTTGCTGGGGAACAGCTCTACATGATCCCGCGGACGAAGCTCTCACCGTTTCACGTGGACAATAACCATTTGAAGAAGACCTATTTACACAGCCGGGCAACGAATGATGATTTGTATCTGCTCTATTTCGCCACGCTTGTCTTGATCGGTGAATTCTACGACGGGCATCAGTCCCGGGAAATGACCCGGGATTTTGTACCGAAGAGCGAGTGGGTGGAGCGGATCAATGAACGGATTGAGAGTCTCTCGGGCCACGGCGAAGAGCAGCTGAAGAGCTGGGAGGAAGACTACCGCTACCACTGGCGGGGCATCATCGAAAAGTGGCAAGGGATGGATGACGTCCGGGAAACAGCAAAAAAACAGGCGGGGAACACCATCAGCCGGCTCAGTTTCCTCGACACCGTCAGGCGTTTTCTGTTGGATCAGGAAATTGCCCGTGACATCGGGAACGGGGAAATCACCTTGACGGAGAAGGCGAAGATTATCGTGCAGCGTTTCTTTATGGATGCGGATATGAACCAGGAGCTCCTGGAGTTTATCTACAGTTATGAGGCCGGTGACGAAAAAAATGAGGAGGAGAGTCGCGATGCCATCGATCAGTAA
- a CDS encoding pullulanase has product MTGKKMFWMIRSMIAVMVLGVLGVFAPGTLPALAEEDVPGDHLRVHFQAEEDTYGSLGLWIWDDVADPSNDWPEDALAFEDAKTGEYGAYLDVPLLEDAQQVGFLIVDRESGDQTGDMGFDQFDEYDEVFLREGDETVYTSPDFTLEIGLERAELLDEEMMELGFTATSGMTQQEILEELHVTNADGDDVELRASSIMEDERTVRVLGDFDLEQGPFVATYEEHELEVRLGWRLKDEQYAYDGDLGAALHDDGSAELKLWSPSAEAVSVILYHRDDQYEVVADDLSMEQGENGVWSVTLDEENTDVADLEGYYYHYEITHDGRSTLALDPYAPSMATWDSSDEDNNYIGKAAIVDPATIGPELDYAEIDGFEKREDAIIYELHVRDFTSDPAIEEELDSTFGTFAAFTERLDYLEELGVTHVQLLPVMSYFFSNEYERTERMMDYSSTQNNYNWGYDPHSYFSLTGMYSQNPDDPAKRIEEFKLLVDAIHERGMGVILDVVYNHTARVHIFEDLEPNYYHFMDADGTPRVSFGGGRLGTTHEMARRILVDSIMHWVEEYKVDGFRFDMMGDHDAESIQIAYDKAKEANPNLVMIGEGWRTFVGDEGHGDVQPADQDWMRDTESVGSFSDDFRNELKSGFGSEGEPRFITGGARDIQRIYGNLTADPDNFMASNPGDVVPYIAAHDNLTLHDVIAQSIQKDPKDHAEEIHERIRLGNLMVLTAQGTAFLHGGQEYGRTKQFRHEDFVDEVAEDDAPYKSTFMTDQDGNPFDYPYFIHDSYDATDAVNLFDWSKVTDEENHPENVTTKNFTQGMIHLRRSTDAFTHGTLDEVSEHVSLLEVPEVADEDLAIAYRAENGAGTEVYYVFLNADDEARTFTAGRDLSGAEVLVDKNQAGVEAIAEPNGVSATSEAVTLEPLTATVLKTDGTEQVSAAGTEGEVSDGDAAGSGIPWWLIGLVTAGIAVIGYVMEKKYRK; this is encoded by the coding sequence ATGACGGGAAAAAAGATGTTCTGGATGATCCGCAGCATGATTGCGGTCATGGTTTTAGGTGTCCTTGGGGTGTTTGCCCCGGGGACTTTACCGGCGCTTGCAGAGGAGGATGTACCAGGTGATCACCTGCGGGTGCATTTTCAAGCGGAAGAGGATACATATGGCTCTCTTGGTCTTTGGATTTGGGATGATGTGGCGGATCCGTCGAATGACTGGCCGGAGGATGCACTTGCCTTTGAAGATGCGAAGACGGGTGAGTACGGGGCATACCTTGATGTGCCGCTTTTGGAAGATGCCCAACAGGTCGGCTTTTTGATTGTTGACCGGGAATCAGGGGATCAGACAGGGGATATGGGTTTTGATCAATTCGATGAGTACGATGAAGTGTTTTTACGGGAAGGAGATGAGACGGTGTATACGAGTCCGGATTTCACGCTGGAAATTGGTCTGGAACGGGCAGAACTGTTGGATGAAGAGATGATGGAGCTCGGGTTTACGGCTACTTCCGGTATGACGCAGCAGGAAATATTGGAAGAACTCCATGTCACGAACGCTGATGGCGACGACGTGGAACTCAGGGCATCGTCGATTATGGAAGATGAACGGACGGTCCGGGTACTGGGGGATTTCGATTTGGAGCAGGGGCCGTTTGTTGCGACCTATGAAGAGCATGAATTGGAGGTTCGCCTCGGCTGGCGGCTGAAAGACGAGCAGTATGCCTATGACGGGGATCTAGGTGCAGCGCTTCATGACGACGGATCGGCAGAACTGAAGCTCTGGTCACCGAGCGCGGAAGCGGTGTCGGTCATTCTCTATCACCGGGATGATCAGTACGAAGTAGTCGCAGACGACCTTTCGATGGAGCAAGGAGAGAATGGCGTCTGGTCGGTGACCTTGGACGAGGAAAATACCGATGTGGCCGACTTGGAAGGATACTATTACCACTATGAGATCACCCATGATGGCCGGTCGACTCTGGCGCTGGATCCGTATGCACCATCGATGGCGACGTGGGATTCGAGTGATGAGGACAATAACTACATCGGCAAAGCGGCGATTGTGGATCCGGCGACGATTGGTCCGGAACTTGATTACGCAGAGATCGATGGGTTTGAGAAACGGGAAGACGCGATTATCTATGAGCTGCACGTCCGGGATTTTACGTCAGACCCGGCGATTGAGGAGGAACTGGACAGTACGTTCGGGACCTTTGCGGCATTCACCGAAAGACTGGATTACCTCGAGGAGCTTGGTGTGACTCACGTGCAACTCTTGCCGGTGATGAGCTACTTTTTTTCGAATGAATATGAACGGACTGAGCGAATGATGGACTATTCGTCCACGCAGAACAACTACAACTGGGGCTATGACCCGCACAGCTACTTCTCCTTGACGGGGATGTATTCACAAAATCCGGATGACCCGGCGAAGCGGATAGAGGAGTTTAAACTGCTGGTGGATGCGATTCATGAGCGGGGCATGGGTGTGATTTTGGACGTTGTCTATAACCACACGGCCCGGGTGCATATTTTCGAAGACCTCGAACCGAATTATTATCACTTCATGGATGCAGACGGCACGCCGCGGGTGAGCTTCGGCGGAGGGCGCCTTGGGACGACCCACGAGATGGCGAGACGCATTCTCGTCGATTCCATCATGCACTGGGTGGAAGAATACAAAGTGGACGGCTTCCGTTTTGATATGATGGGTGATCATGATGCGGAGTCGATTCAAATTGCCTATGACAAGGCGAAAGAAGCGAATCCGAATCTGGTAATGATCGGTGAAGGCTGGCGGACGTTCGTTGGTGATGAAGGTCACGGCGACGTGCAGCCGGCAGACCAGGACTGGATGCGCGACACAGAGAGTGTGGGTTCATTTTCCGATGATTTCCGGAATGAATTGAAGTCGGGTTTTGGCAGTGAAGGGGAACCGCGCTTTATCACCGGCGGTGCCCGGGACATTCAGCGGATTTACGGCAATCTCACCGCAGACCCGGATAACTTCATGGCGTCGAATCCGGGGGATGTGGTGCCGTATATTGCGGCGCACGATAACCTGACGCTTCATGACGTCATTGCCCAGTCGATTCAAAAAGACCCGAAAGACCACGCTGAAGAGATTCATGAGCGGATCCGTCTCGGGAATCTGATGGTGTTGACTGCGCAGGGAACGGCCTTTTTGCATGGCGGTCAGGAATATGGCCGCACGAAACAGTTCCGTCATGAGGACTTTGTGGATGAGGTGGCTGAAGACGATGCGCCTTACAAGTCCACGTTCATGACGGACCAAGACGGCAACCCGTTTGACTATCCCTATTTCATCCATGATTCATATGATGCCACAGATGCGGTGAATCTGTTTGATTGGAGCAAAGTGACGGATGAGGAAAACCACCCGGAGAATGTCACGACGAAGAATTTCACGCAGGGGATGATTCATCTTCGCCGATCGACGGACGCGTTTACGCATGGCACCCTGGACGAGGTGTCGGAGCATGTCAGCCTTCTCGAGGTGCCTGAAGTGGCAGATGAAGATCTGGCGATTGCGTACCGGGCGGAAAACGGCGCTGGCACCGAGGTGTATTACGTCTTCCTCAATGCCGATGACGAAGCCCGTACGTTTACGGCAGGCAGGGATCTGAGCGGTGCTGAGGTCTTGGTGGACAAAAATCAAGCCGGGGTTGAAGCGATTGCTGAGCCAAACGGCGTGAGCGCCACGTCAGAAGCTGTCACCCTGGAGCCGTTGACGGCAACGGTGCTGAAAACAGATGGTACGGAGCAAGTGTCTGCGGCAGGCACTGAGGGTGAAGTCAGTGATGGCGATGCAGCCGGCAGTGGAATACCGTGGTGGCTGATTGGGCTTGTCACCGCCGGAATTGCAGTAATTGGCTATGTTATGGAAAAGAAGTACCGGAAATAA
- a CDS encoding AhpC/TSA family protein yields MRQHHEELTPDDGSLLVIAPSKGQMVNQFNDLFGPFPFPIYGDPARSAYKGMNLKTMGKAKLLTMAGAAFVSGKVKGFIPDQKKQKDFVMKSMKTQDVYIQGGAWLFDDNKNVAYKHIDASPDDHAKIPTLIQEVNNLKQHQ; encoded by the coding sequence TTGCGTCAGCATCATGAAGAACTGACGCCTGACGACGGGTCACTGCTTGTTATCGCACCATCCAAAGGGCAGATGGTCAATCAGTTCAATGACCTGTTCGGACCGTTTCCGTTTCCGATTTACGGGGATCCGGCAAGGTCCGCATACAAAGGGATGAACCTGAAAACGATGGGCAAAGCCAAGCTCCTGACCATGGCCGGTGCCGCATTTGTTTCCGGTAAGGTCAAAGGCTTTATCCCTGATCAGAAAAAACAGAAAGACTTCGTCATGAAGTCCATGAAAACGCAGGACGTCTATATCCAGGGCGGCGCCTGGCTGTTTGATGACAACAAAAACGTAGCTTATAAACACATCGATGCGTCTCCTGATGACCACGCGAAAATCCCGACCCTGATTCAGGAAGTCAACAATCTGAAACAGCATCAGTAG
- a CDS encoding Wadjet anti-phage system protein JetD domain-containing protein, with translation MEELLDGLMRHKKQSVTPVELEGMISSAAFDGEEFAKAVVRLEDEGYLTPVKNQGRQLRAPYPANKYRLNRGKINRRFHQELHRARLEMSSTLISLDAYFKLDPAVFVEEWPMIQKVDDYLTTRGLPDDEVTAEERSVTLVNDEKWITERGGKKLLERIGVWDKLKIIPVSDPLMFAVNPNRLSPVDGQLHLIVENKTTFQALIQVIAASAFTTIIFGGGWRAVASLEQLERQVPLSGEKTVLYFGDLDHEGLAIWHQLYLSYDACPALPFYEACLKKAPNKGKENQKQRPKALDAFKTFLAESDQSTLQEMLNEGRYVPQEALTTKELQRIGLMTPWQDMTLT, from the coding sequence ATGGAAGAGCTGTTGGATGGATTAATGCGGCACAAAAAGCAATCGGTGACACCTGTGGAATTAGAAGGGATGATCTCTTCGGCAGCTTTCGATGGCGAAGAGTTTGCCAAAGCGGTGGTCCGGCTTGAAGATGAAGGCTATTTGACACCGGTGAAGAACCAGGGCCGTCAGTTGAGGGCGCCTTATCCGGCGAACAAATACCGTTTGAACCGCGGGAAAATCAACCGGCGTTTTCATCAGGAGCTGCACCGGGCCCGGCTTGAAATGTCTTCCACGCTGATCTCACTGGATGCCTACTTCAAGCTTGATCCGGCGGTTTTTGTGGAAGAGTGGCCAATGATTCAAAAAGTGGATGACTACCTCACAACCCGTGGGTTGCCGGATGACGAGGTCACTGCCGAGGAGCGGAGTGTCACACTTGTCAATGATGAGAAATGGATCACAGAACGCGGTGGGAAAAAGCTGTTGGAGCGGATTGGTGTGTGGGACAAGCTGAAGATCATTCCGGTATCAGACCCGCTGATGTTCGCCGTGAACCCGAATCGCCTGTCACCAGTGGACGGGCAGCTTCATCTGATTGTGGAAAATAAAACGACCTTTCAGGCATTGATTCAGGTCATCGCAGCATCTGCTTTTACGACAATCATCTTCGGAGGTGGCTGGCGCGCTGTGGCGTCTTTGGAACAGCTGGAGCGGCAAGTGCCTCTCTCAGGAGAGAAAACAGTCCTTTATTTCGGGGATCTGGATCACGAAGGACTTGCGATTTGGCATCAGCTTTACCTTTCATATGACGCCTGTCCGGCTCTGCCATTTTACGAAGCATGTCTCAAGAAAGCACCGAACAAGGGCAAGGAGAATCAGAAACAAAGGCCCAAAGCGCTGGACGCGTTCAAAACGTTTCTGGCCGAAAGCGATCAGTCAACGCTTCAGGAAATGCTGAACGAAGGACGATATGTGCCCCAAGAGGCACTGACGACGAAGGAACTACAACGGATTGGACTGATGACGCCATGGCAGGACATGACCTTGACATAA